Proteins encoded within one genomic window of Candidatus Desulfarcum epimagneticum:
- a CDS encoding conserved hypothetical protein (Evidence 4 : Unknown function but conserved in other organisms), with translation MKAIRKPIFNIAIIGGGDACVDLLRKTMFEYGKDYLESAIIGVADPDPGAPGMVLAEKLGLLTFRDYKDFYDPGRDVQLLIVLDPDPSVLDEVLQTRPVRIRILSARVFSLFWNAIGHEEQKLRKRNEEIETILNGIQDLILVIDPDFTVLDVNEAFLKKMRVTREETVGRKCYEAFRLSEKGCAEENLPCPVREALRSGMQCRQIRVREKPDGETRHFEVTIHPVFESGGGISKFIHIARDITRRVMEEEEITSRLEGMVRERTRQLHETHSRLLHKDKMASLGKLAASVVHEINNPIAGILNFVILMKRIVDEGGFGRESQTLFSRYLGLMETETRRAGKIVSNLLAFSRQSKMELSRIDVNPLIEKTLALNSNMLKIRSVSVQTKMGPDLPPVMASSDQLQQVFVNLISNAAESMEPGGGGVLEIGTAFDPAAGEVRIAFKDSGPGISERNRQKLFEPFFTTKSDSKGVGLGLSVAYGIVHDHGGKIEVESREGEGSVFTVEFPAAEV, from the coding sequence ATGAAAGCCATTCGGAAACCCATTTTCAACATCGCCATCATCGGAGGCGGCGACGCGTGCGTGGATCTTTTGCGAAAAACCATGTTCGAGTACGGAAAGGATTACCTGGAGTCGGCCATCATCGGGGTGGCCGATCCCGACCCCGGGGCCCCGGGAATGGTTCTGGCCGAAAAACTGGGCCTTTTGACCTTTCGGGACTACAAAGACTTCTACGATCCCGGGCGCGACGTTCAGCTCCTGATCGTTTTGGATCCGGACCCGTCGGTTCTGGACGAGGTGCTCCAAACCCGGCCCGTTCGCATCCGCATTCTGTCCGCCCGGGTGTTTTCCCTTTTCTGGAACGCCATCGGCCATGAGGAGCAGAAGCTTCGGAAGCGCAACGAGGAGATCGAGACGATTTTAAACGGCATCCAGGATCTGATCCTGGTGATTGACCCGGATTTCACGGTGCTGGATGTCAATGAGGCGTTTTTGAAGAAAATGCGCGTCACCCGCGAGGAGACGGTGGGCCGGAAATGCTACGAGGCGTTCCGCCTGTCTGAGAAGGGCTGCGCGGAGGAAAACCTGCCCTGCCCGGTGCGCGAGGCGCTCAGAAGCGGAATGCAGTGCCGCCAGATCCGGGTCCGGGAAAAACCCGACGGCGAGACCCGCCATTTCGAGGTGACCATTCACCCGGTGTTTGAAAGCGGCGGCGGGATTTCAAAGTTCATCCATATCGCCCGGGACATCACCCGGCGGGTCATGGAGGAGGAGGAGATCACCAGCCGGCTGGAGGGAATGGTCCGGGAGCGGACCCGGCAGCTTCATGAGACCCACAGCCGGCTTCTGCACAAGGACAAGATGGCCTCTTTGGGAAAACTCGCGGCGTCCGTGGTTCACGAGATCAACAATCCCATCGCCGGAATTTTGAATTTCGTCATTTTGATGAAGCGCATCGTGGACGAGGGGGGCTTTGGCCGGGAGAGTCAGACGCTTTTCTCCCGTTACCTGGGGCTGATGGAGACCGAAACCCGGCGCGCCGGCAAAATCGTCTCCAATCTTCTGGCGTTTTCCCGGCAGTCCAAAATGGAGCTGAGCCGAATCGATGTGAACCCTTTGATTGAAAAGACCCTGGCTTTGAATTCCAACATGCTCAAAATCCGGAGTGTGAGCGTTCAGACAAAAATGGGGCCGGACCTTCCCCCGGTCATGGCGTCTTCCGATCAGCTCCAGCAGGTGTTTGTCAACCTCATCTCCAACGCGGCGGAGTCCATGGAGCCTGGCGGCGGCGGGGTTTTAGAGATCGGGACCGCCTTTGACCCGGCGGCCGGGGAGGTCCGGATCGCCTTTAAGGATTCAGGACCCGGGATTTCCGAGCGGAACCGACAGAAACTGTTTGAGCCGTTTTTCACCACCAAGAGCGACAGCAAGGGGGTGGGTCTGGGGCTCTCCGTGGCCTACGGCATTGTCCACGACCACGGGGGGAAGATTGAGGTGGAGTCCAGAGAGGGGGAGGGCTCGGTTTTTACGGTGGAGTTTCCCGCCGCGGAGGTGTGA
- the vhuD gene encoding F420-non-reducing hydrogenase vhu iron-sulfur subunit D, which produces MRLQYPSDIKIVRVPCTGKVDVLYMLRAFEKGADGVYVVGCMEGDCHFKTGNFRARKRVEQAQKILDAVGVGKDRIEMFNLSSSEGPLFAKIAREMSERIRKLGPNPIKLKRAGGKKAA; this is translated from the coding sequence ATGAGGCTTCAATACCCGTCCGACATCAAGATCGTTCGGGTCCCGTGCACCGGAAAGGTGGACGTGCTCTATATGCTCAGGGCCTTTGAAAAAGGGGCGGACGGCGTTTATGTGGTGGGATGCATGGAGGGAGACTGCCATTTCAAAACCGGTAATTTCAGGGCGAGAAAACGGGTGGAGCAGGCCCAAAAGATACTGGACGCCGTGGGAGTCGGAAAAGACAGGATCGAGATGTTCAACCTGTCCTCCAGCGAGGGACCGCTTTTCGCCAAGATCGCCCGGGAGATGAGCGAGCGAATCCGAAAGCTGGGGCCCAATCCCATCAAACTCAAACGGGCCGGGGGGAAGAAGGCCGCGTAG
- a CDS encoding conserved hypothetical protein (Evidence 4 : Unknown function but conserved in other organisms), which produces MKTPRPTRSTEKEKNAAPCLWTQAGVVRRKQCRIDYDCARCGFDKRLTRMAETNRRLKREGKTPGGKKGAIVFWTDKLNARPPWRRPCVHHMKGRIDFRACPREYECRSCEFDQFFTDRHAVHAAIRPTPMAETEGFKIPVGFYFHPGHTWAKIEENGAVRVGIDDFALRVMGPLDAVIAPLAGKTVTQGAGDIRVVRGEKTARLKSPVSGVVTEVNHRLRDRGALANREPFSGGWALRIHSGALRREVKNLMMGQEAQNALQEDIDAMRRLIGETGDPLAAADGGNLGHDIFGSMPGLGWERLTGRFF; this is translated from the coding sequence ATGAAAACGCCCCGACCGACCCGCTCGACGGAAAAAGAGAAAAACGCCGCCCCCTGCCTGTGGACCCAGGCCGGCGTGGTCAGGCGAAAACAGTGCCGAATCGATTACGACTGCGCCCGGTGCGGGTTTGACAAACGGCTGACCCGCATGGCCGAGACCAACCGGAGACTGAAAAGAGAGGGAAAGACGCCCGGCGGCAAAAAGGGCGCCATCGTGTTCTGGACGGACAAACTCAACGCCCGCCCCCCCTGGAGGCGTCCCTGCGTCCACCACATGAAAGGCAGGATCGATTTCAGGGCGTGCCCAAGGGAGTATGAGTGCCGCTCCTGCGAGTTTGATCAGTTTTTCACGGACCGGCACGCCGTCCACGCCGCGATCCGGCCGACGCCCATGGCCGAGACCGAGGGGTTCAAAATTCCAGTGGGCTTTTATTTCCACCCCGGCCACACCTGGGCCAAAATCGAGGAAAACGGGGCCGTCCGGGTGGGAATCGACGACTTCGCCCTTCGGGTCATGGGGCCTTTGGACGCCGTCATCGCTCCCCTGGCGGGAAAAACCGTGACCCAGGGCGCCGGGGACATCCGGGTCGTCAGGGGCGAAAAAACGGCCCGGCTCAAATCCCCGGTGAGCGGCGTGGTCACTGAAGTCAATCACCGCCTCCGGGACCGGGGCGCCCTGGCCAACCGGGAGCCCTTCTCCGGGGGCTGGGCGCTCAGGATCCACTCCGGGGCGCTGCGTCGGGAGGTGAAAAATCTCATGATGGGTCAGGAGGCCCAAAACGCCCTGCAAGAGGATATCGACGCCATGCGCCGACTCATCGGGGAGACCGGGGACCCCCTGGCCGCCGCCGACGGGGGAAACCTGGGCCATGACATATTCGGGAGCATGCCGGGTCTGGGCTGGGAGCGTCTGACCGGGCGTTTTTTTTAA
- the zraR gene encoding Transcriptional regulatory protein ZraR translates to MSGADILIVDDELIMRESLAGWIERDGHRTETAESGEEALEKLGSRRFDIALVDIKMEGISGLDVLRHIKESDLDTAVIMITAYGSVSTAINAMKNGACDYLLKPFDPNELGIVIEKIIESRDRIRENLYLREERRERTRFESMIGQSEKMTRVFDLIKDVAPMSATVLITGETGTGKGLAAKAIHASGHLSSGPFVGVNCGAIPENLMESEIFGHQKGAFTDAAETRKGRLELAHGGTLFLDEIGEISMRMQIDLLRAIEDKVFYRVGGAQPIEVDFRVIAATNRNIEEAVKSGAFREDLYYRLNVISFEMPPLRERKEDIPLLAESFLRRFSQETNKPVSGISRQTLDEMMLYEWPGNVRELENAVERAVVIGKGAMIMPGDLPIFRREDCLPAESVRLKDVEKEHIVKILSENSGNITRSAKILGIDRSTLHKKIKRYHIAGPNQN, encoded by the coding sequence ATGAGCGGAGCCGATATACTGATCGTGGACGATGAGCTGATCATGCGCGAGTCCCTGGCCGGATGGATCGAGCGAGACGGCCACCGGACCGAGACGGCCGAAAGCGGCGAGGAGGCGCTGGAGAAGCTCGGGAGCCGGCGCTTTGACATCGCGCTGGTGGATATCAAAATGGAGGGCATCAGCGGCCTGGATGTGCTCAGGCATATCAAGGAGTCCGACCTGGACACGGCGGTGATCATGATCACCGCTTACGGCTCGGTTTCCACGGCCATCAACGCCATGAAAAACGGGGCCTGCGATTACCTGCTCAAGCCCTTTGATCCCAACGAGCTGGGGATCGTCATCGAGAAAATCATTGAGAGCCGGGACCGGATCCGGGAAAATCTTTACCTGCGGGAAGAGCGCCGGGAGCGGACCCGGTTTGAAAGCATGATCGGGCAGTCGGAAAAGATGACGCGGGTGTTTGATCTGATCAAAGACGTGGCGCCCATGAGCGCCACGGTGCTCATCACCGGCGAGACCGGAACTGGAAAGGGTCTCGCGGCCAAGGCCATCCACGCCTCCGGCCATCTGTCTTCGGGGCCGTTTGTGGGGGTCAACTGCGGGGCCATCCCCGAGAATCTCATGGAAAGCGAGATATTCGGCCACCAGAAAGGGGCCTTCACCGACGCCGCCGAAACCCGCAAGGGCCGCCTGGAGCTGGCCCACGGCGGCACCCTTTTCCTGGATGAGATCGGCGAGATCAGCATGCGCATGCAGATTGATCTTCTCAGGGCCATTGAGGACAAGGTGTTTTACCGGGTGGGGGGCGCCCAGCCCATCGAGGTGGATTTCAGGGTGATCGCCGCCACCAACCGGAACATCGAGGAGGCGGTGAAAAGCGGCGCCTTTCGGGAGGATCTGTATTACCGCCTGAACGTGATTTCCTTTGAAATGCCCCCTTTGAGGGAGCGAAAGGAAGACATCCCTCTTCTGGCGGAGAGTTTTCTGCGCCGGTTTTCCCAGGAAACCAACAAACCCGTCTCGGGCATTTCCCGGCAGACCCTGGACGAGATGATGCTGTATGAATGGCCCGGCAATGTCCGGGAGCTTGAAAACGCCGTTGAAAGGGCCGTGGTCATCGGAAAGGGCGCCATGATCATGCCCGGGGACCTTCCCATCTTCCGTCGCGAGGACTGCCTTCCGGCCGAGTCGGTCCGTCTCAAGGATGTGGAAAAGGAGCATATTGTCAAAATTTTGAGCGAAAACAGCGGCAATATCACGCGCAGCGCGAAAATCCTGGGAATCGACCGAAGCACACTGCACAAGAAAATCAAACGCTACCACATCGCGGGCCCGAATCAAAATTGA
- a CDS encoding conserved hypothetical protein (Evidence 4 : Unknown function but conserved in other organisms): MIAPAERTIAISPIGDHFESLYEPVSREIRRVMGFQPEILPILGDSDIDFALDEERGQRHSTPILEKIAGRTPPHVLKILAVTREDLFIPILTHVYGEAQLGGRAAVVSTFRLAEGLSPVDGEEILQTRTAKEAVHELGHTFNLRHCRERACVMHYCRSIGDVDKKSGDLCRYCRTLLDDEKKRLSRGAL; encoded by the coding sequence TTGATCGCGCCGGCTGAGCGGACCATCGCCATCTCCCCCATCGGCGATCATTTTGAGTCCCTCTACGAGCCCGTGAGCCGGGAAATCCGCCGGGTCATGGGGTTTCAGCCCGAAATCCTCCCGATCCTGGGCGATTCCGACATCGATTTCGCCCTGGACGAAGAGCGGGGCCAGCGTCATTCCACGCCCATCCTGGAAAAAATCGCCGGCCGGACGCCCCCGCACGTTCTGAAAATCCTGGCCGTCACCCGGGAAGACCTCTTTATCCCCATTCTGACCCATGTGTACGGGGAGGCCCAGCTGGGGGGCCGCGCCGCCGTTGTCTCCACCTTTCGCCTCGCCGAGGGCCTGTCGCCGGTGGACGGAGAGGAGATTTTACAGACCCGGACGGCCAAGGAGGCCGTCCATGAGCTGGGGCACACCTTCAACCTTCGGCATTGCCGGGAGCGGGCCTGCGTCATGCATTACTGCCGAAGCATCGGCGACGTGGACAAAAAGTCCGGGGATCTTTGCCGATACTGCCGGACCCTTCTGGATGATGAGAAAAAAAGGCTTTCGCGCGGCGCGCTTTAA
- a CDS encoding Methylenetetrahydrofolate reductase gives MRLKRKFDSGEFAVLAEIQPPKGVDVSAMVSGAMRVKGEVTAFMTPEMTNAEMRMSSLGAAVILQQKGMETVMQANCRDRNRLALQADLLAAGACEIPNIMAVKGEETTFGDHHQARPAHDIDTLDLIRAAAGLSAGADMSGVELMGAPDFLIGASADPGVGGKSAEMGIADMKEKIEAGARFFVTPPIFDPALIESFAKKIDMKDIRVTPTVLLLKSLGMARYIARNVAGIDIPDATIDRIRKSRDKTRECVEIAAETAREIRKQGFAGVLISTMGWEDKLPDILKKI, from the coding sequence ATGAGGCTAAAGCGCAAATTCGATTCAGGAGAGTTTGCCGTTCTCGCGGAGATCCAGCCCCCCAAGGGAGTCGACGTGTCCGCCATGGTATCCGGCGCCATGAGGGTCAAAGGAGAGGTGACCGCCTTCATGACGCCTGAAATGACCAACGCCGAGATGCGCATGAGTTCCCTCGGGGCGGCCGTCATCCTTCAGCAAAAGGGCATGGAAACGGTGATGCAGGCAAACTGCCGGGATCGAAACCGGCTGGCCCTCCAGGCGGATCTTCTGGCCGCCGGGGCCTGCGAAATACCCAATATCATGGCCGTCAAGGGCGAGGAAACCACCTTCGGCGACCATCACCAGGCCCGGCCGGCGCATGACATCGACACCCTGGATCTCATCCGGGCCGCGGCCGGGCTGTCGGCCGGAGCGGACATGAGCGGCGTGGAGCTTATGGGCGCGCCCGATTTTCTCATCGGCGCCTCGGCCGATCCCGGCGTCGGCGGGAAATCCGCGGAAATGGGAATCGCGGACATGAAGGAAAAAATCGAGGCCGGCGCCCGGTTCTTCGTCACCCCTCCCATTTTCGACCCGGCGCTCATCGAGTCCTTCGCGAAAAAGATCGATATGAAAGACATCCGTGTCACGCCCACGGTTCTGCTTTTGAAATCCCTTGGAATGGCCCGTTACATCGCCCGGAACGTCGCGGGCATCGACATTCCCGACGCCACCATCGACCGAATCCGGAAATCCAGAGACAAAACCCGGGAATGCGTGGAAATCGCGGCGGAAACGGCCCGGGAAATCCGGAAGCAGGGGTTTGCCGGGGTTCTGATCTCCACCATGGGATGGGAGGACAAACTGCCCGACATACTCAAAAAAATATAA
- a CDS encoding conserved hypothetical protein (Evidence 4 : Unknown function but conserved in other organisms), which translates to MIVADKKPIEEIIEEIKDMERILILGCNECVTVCEAGGKKEVGVLASALRMYFLNQGKDVKIDEKTLERQCDHEYLEEVRGIVDDYDGVVSLACGVGVQFFADKYGESPVFPGVNTCFLGAAEERGLWTERCQACGQCILASTGGICPISRCAKRIMNGPCGGSTNGKCEISKDVDCAWQLIVDRLKALGRLDDYEQLPPLKDWSTDRAGGPRKVAREDVQQ; encoded by the coding sequence ATGATTGTTGCGGACAAAAAACCCATTGAGGAAATCATAGAGGAAATCAAGGACATGGAGCGCATCCTGATCCTGGGCTGCAACGAGTGCGTCACCGTTTGCGAGGCCGGGGGAAAAAAAGAGGTCGGGGTGCTGGCCTCGGCGTTGAGGATGTATTTTCTAAACCAGGGCAAAGACGTGAAAATCGACGAAAAAACCCTGGAGCGCCAGTGTGACCACGAATACCTGGAGGAGGTCCGGGGAATCGTGGATGACTACGACGGGGTCGTGTCCCTGGCCTGCGGGGTGGGCGTGCAGTTTTTCGCCGACAAGTACGGGGAGAGCCCGGTGTTTCCCGGCGTCAACACCTGTTTTCTGGGCGCCGCCGAGGAAAGGGGCCTCTGGACGGAAAGATGCCAGGCGTGCGGCCAGTGCATCCTGGCCTCCACCGGGGGCATATGCCCGATTTCAAGATGCGCCAAACGGATTATGAACGGCCCGTGCGGGGGCTCCACAAACGGAAAATGCGAGATCAGCAAGGATGTGGACTGCGCCTGGCAGCTCATTGTGGACCGCCTCAAAGCCCTGGGCCGTCTCGATGATTACGAACAGCTGCCCCCGTTGAAAGACTGGTCCACGGACCGGGCCGGGGGACCCAGAAAAGTGGCGAGGGAGGATGTTCAGCAATGA
- a CDS encoding Heterodisulfide reductase, with protein MEKKTSGATPVGSVMVLGGGIAGMQSALDLANSGYYVHLVENSSAIGGLMSQLDKTFPTNDCAM; from the coding sequence ATGGAAAAAAAGACAAGCGGCGCGACTCCCGTGGGCTCCGTCATGGTGCTCGGCGGGGGAATCGCGGGCATGCAGTCGGCCCTGGATCTGGCCAATTCGGGATACTATGTGCATCTGGTGGAAAATTCGTCGGCCATCGGCGGTCTCATGTCCCAGCTGGACAAGACCTTTCCCACCAACGACTGCGCCATGTGA
- a CDS encoding 4Fe-4S ferredoxin, giving the protein MSKCTSCGECEKVCPVPLGNEYDEGLSTNKAAYKKYAQAIPGAFAIRKEDPAPCRMSCPAGLNVQGYVQMAKEGRYEKCLDIIMEDLPLPGVLGRICPHGCENACRRCDVDEPVAIRDLKRLAADRFDPREVKVERMPGRDEKVAIIGSGPAGLSAAYQLARKGIKSTIFEALPKAGGMLRTGIPEHRLPRDVLDREIEVVANMGVEIKLNSPIGPDLTVEGLFEQGHKAVYIAIGAHKGFELGIPGERAKGVRQGVDFLREVNLTGKAETGKKIAVIGGGNVAIDVARCAVRLGAGEVTLIYRRTRDEMPAWEEEIRAAEDEGTVISYLAAPQEVLLRDGRVDGLRCVRMELGEPDSSGRRKPIPIPGSEYDIEIDQLIPAIGQMPDLSGLEDMAGLNFTRWGTIETDPVTYATGREGLFAGGDVQTGPWVAIGAVAAGKEAAESIERYLDGRDMAEGREPVEITDPVYRPIPESEPRKARARMPELPLEERKGNFREVELGYSDEQGRAEASRCVNCGYCCECLQCVDACLADAVDHSQEYVEKDIQVGSVILSPGSRPFDPSGLELFYKYKSNPNVLTSLEFERILSASGPTMGHLQKPSDGKEPKKIAWLQCVGSRDLNRCGNGYCSSVCCMYAIKDAMIAKEHSEEDLECVIFNMDIRTFGKEYEKYYDRARENVGVKFVKARIHTIDEVGEEKNLRVRHVGDDGELKEEFFDIIVLSVGLEITESTRKLAETLEIELDRYNFAATNPFSPMETSRPGVYVSGVFQGPKDIPSSVSEASAAACLAGKSLGAARGTLTRSVEPPDEISVEDQEPRVGVFICNCGINISGTVDVSDLEEYSKTLPGVSFVCQNLFTCSQDSQESMKEIIRENRLNRVVVAACTPKTHEGIFMDTLEACGLNKYLFEMANIRNQNSWVHSEEPELATLKSRELVRMAVARAASLNPLAEKKIPVNQRALVIGGGVAGMNASLGLADQGYKVVLIEKEDVLGGMAHRLTRTIEGEEIAPYIQDLAQKTSSHENIQVLTRSLVVGFSGFKGNFTTEVIAGPGMYERKIEHGVAIIATGAVEHSPREHLYGEDDRVSTQVELAARLEESGTDDLGDVVMIQCVGSRNDDNPNCSRICCQTSVKNAIHIKELNPDARVFVLYRDIRTYGLLEDYYKEAREMGVLFFRFDKNDPPVAEVSDGDLFVTFKDHVLGKKLKVKADLLALSAGMEAQDTEELASIMKLSRTEENYFMEAHVKLRPVDMPTEGIFVCGTAHSPKLISESISQAYAAASRAVTFLSQDYLTLSAVTASVKADFCASCLICVRSCPYGVPRINEWGISEIDPALCQGCGVCASECPAKAIELNWYEDDQILTKVDALLEGVL; this is encoded by the coding sequence GTGTCCAAGTGCACCAGCTGCGGCGAGTGCGAGAAAGTCTGCCCCGTTCCATTGGGAAACGAATACGACGAGGGGCTTTCCACGAACAAAGCCGCCTACAAAAAGTACGCCCAGGCCATTCCCGGCGCTTTCGCCATCCGCAAGGAGGACCCGGCGCCGTGCCGAATGTCGTGTCCGGCCGGACTCAACGTCCAGGGCTACGTGCAGATGGCCAAAGAGGGCCGGTATGAAAAATGCCTGGACATCATCATGGAAGACCTGCCCCTTCCGGGCGTTCTGGGCAGAATCTGCCCCCACGGGTGCGAAAACGCGTGCCGGAGATGCGACGTGGACGAGCCTGTGGCCATCCGGGACTTAAAACGGCTGGCGGCGGACCGGTTCGATCCCCGGGAAGTGAAAGTAGAGCGCATGCCCGGGCGGGACGAAAAGGTCGCCATCATCGGCTCCGGGCCCGCCGGTCTTTCCGCCGCGTATCAACTCGCCCGAAAAGGGATCAAGTCCACCATCTTCGAGGCCCTGCCCAAGGCCGGGGGAATGCTCAGGACCGGAATCCCCGAGCACCGCCTGCCCCGGGACGTGCTGGACCGGGAGATTGAGGTCGTGGCCAACATGGGGGTGGAGATCAAACTCAACTCCCCTATCGGGCCGGATCTCACGGTGGAGGGTCTTTTCGAACAGGGACACAAGGCCGTTTACATCGCCATCGGGGCCCACAAGGGCTTTGAGCTGGGCATCCCGGGGGAAAGGGCCAAAGGGGTCCGCCAGGGCGTGGACTTTTTAAGAGAGGTCAACCTGACCGGAAAAGCCGAAACCGGGAAAAAGATCGCGGTCATCGGCGGCGGCAACGTGGCCATTGACGTGGCGCGCTGCGCCGTCCGCCTCGGCGCCGGGGAAGTGACCCTCATTTACCGCCGCACCCGGGACGAAATGCCGGCCTGGGAGGAGGAGATCCGGGCCGCCGAGGACGAGGGGACGGTCATCTCCTACCTGGCGGCCCCCCAGGAAGTCCTGCTGAGAGACGGCCGGGTGGACGGCCTTCGGTGCGTCCGGATGGAGCTGGGAGAGCCCGACTCATCGGGCAGGAGAAAACCGATTCCCATTCCCGGAAGCGAATACGACATTGAGATCGACCAGCTTATCCCGGCCATCGGCCAGATGCCCGATCTCTCCGGGCTGGAGGACATGGCCGGCCTGAATTTCACCCGGTGGGGCACCATTGAGACGGACCCGGTCACTTACGCCACAGGACGCGAGGGGCTTTTCGCCGGGGGCGACGTTCAGACCGGCCCCTGGGTGGCCATCGGGGCCGTGGCCGCCGGAAAGGAGGCCGCCGAATCCATCGAAAGATACCTTGACGGCCGGGATATGGCCGAGGGAAGAGAGCCCGTTGAAATCACGGACCCGGTTTACCGTCCCATTCCGGAAAGCGAGCCCCGCAAAGCCCGGGCCCGAATGCCGGAGCTGCCCCTTGAGGAGCGAAAGGGAAATTTCAGGGAGGTGGAGCTGGGATACAGCGACGAGCAGGGCCGCGCCGAAGCCTCCCGGTGCGTCAACTGCGGGTACTGCTGCGAATGTCTCCAGTGTGTGGACGCCTGTCTGGCCGACGCCGTCGACCACTCCCAGGAGTATGTGGAAAAAGACATTCAGGTGGGGTCCGTGATCCTGTCGCCGGGAAGCCGGCCCTTTGATCCCTCGGGCCTGGAGCTGTTTTACAAATACAAAAGCAATCCCAATGTCCTGACCAGCCTGGAGTTTGAGCGAATCCTGAGCGCGTCCGGACCCACCATGGGGCATCTTCAGAAACCCTCGGACGGAAAGGAGCCGAAAAAAATCGCGTGGCTCCAGTGCGTGGGGTCCAGAGACCTCAACCGGTGCGGAAACGGCTACTGCTCATCGGTGTGCTGCATGTACGCCATCAAGGACGCCATGATCGCCAAAGAGCACTCCGAAGAGGACCTTGAGTGCGTGATTTTTAACATGGACATCCGCACCTTTGGAAAAGAGTACGAAAAATACTACGACCGGGCCAGGGAAAACGTCGGCGTGAAATTCGTCAAGGCCAGGATCCACACCATCGACGAGGTGGGGGAGGAGAAGAATCTCCGGGTCCGCCATGTGGGGGATGACGGCGAGCTGAAAGAGGAGTTCTTCGACATAATCGTCCTTTCCGTGGGCCTTGAGATCACGGAATCCACCCGCAAGCTGGCCGAGACCCTTGAAATTGAGCTGGACCGTTACAATTTCGCGGCCACGAACCCCTTCTCCCCCATGGAGACCTCCCGGCCCGGGGTTTACGTCAGCGGCGTTTTCCAGGGCCCCAAGGACATCCCCAGCTCGGTTTCCGAGGCCAGCGCCGCGGCGTGTCTGGCCGGGAAATCCCTGGGCGCGGCCCGGGGGACTTTGACCCGAAGCGTGGAGCCCCCCGACGAGATCAGCGTCGAGGACCAGGAGCCCCGGGTGGGCGTGTTCATCTGCAACTGCGGCATCAACATATCCGGAACCGTGGATGTGAGCGATCTGGAAGAGTACTCCAAAACCCTGCCGGGGGTGTCCTTCGTGTGCCAGAACCTGTTCACCTGCTCCCAGGACTCCCAGGAGAGCATGAAGGAGATCATCCGGGAGAACCGGCTGAACCGGGTGGTGGTGGCGGCCTGCACGCCGAAAACCCACGAGGGCATATTCATGGACACCCTGGAGGCGTGCGGATTGAACAAGTACCTGTTTGAGATGGCCAACATCCGCAACCAGAACTCCTGGGTGCATTCCGAGGAGCCTGAGCTGGCCACTCTGAAATCCAGGGAGCTGGTGCGCATGGCCGTGGCCCGGGCCGCCTCCCTGAATCCGCTGGCGGAGAAAAAGATACCGGTGAACCAGCGCGCTTTGGTCATCGGGGGCGGGGTGGCCGGCATGAACGCCTCCCTGGGGCTCGCGGACCAGGGATACAAGGTGGTTTTAATCGAAAAGGAAGACGTCCTGGGGGGCATGGCCCACCGCCTGACCCGCACCATCGAGGGGGAGGAAATCGCCCCGTATATCCAGGACCTGGCCCAAAAGACCTCCTCCCATGAAAACATCCAGGTTCTCACCCGGTCCCTGGTGGTGGGTTTTTCCGGCTTCAAAGGCAACTTCACCACCGAGGTGATCGCGGGCCCGGGCATGTACGAGCGAAAAATCGAACACGGGGTGGCCATCATCGCCACCGGGGCCGTGGAGCATTCTCCCAGGGAACACCTGTACGGCGAGGACGATCGCGTGTCCACCCAGGTGGAGCTGGCGGCCCGGCTGGAGGAGAGCGGCACCGACGATTTGGGCGACGTGGTCATGATCCAGTGCGTGGGGTCCCGAAACGACGACAACCCCAACTGCTCCCGGATCTGCTGCCAGACGTCCGTGAAAAACGCCATTCACATCAAGGAGCTGAACCCCGACGCCCGGGTGTTCGTGCTCTACCGGGACATCCGGACCTACGGCCTGCTGGAGGATTACTACAAAGAGGCGCGGGAGATGGGGGTTTTGTTTTTCCGTTTCGACAAAAACGATCCCCCTGTGGCGGAAGTGTCCGACGGCGATCTTTTCGTCACCTTCAAAGACCATGTCCTGGGCAAAAAGCTCAAGGTCAAAGCCGACCTTCTGGCGCTGAGCGCCGGCATGGAGGCCCAGGACACCGAGGAGCTGGCCTCCATCATGAAACTGTCCCGGACCGAGGAAAACTATTTCATGGAGGCGCACGTCAAATTGAGGCCGGTGGACATGCCCACCGAGGGAATATTCGTGTGCGGAACGGCCCACAGCCCCAAACTGATTTCCGAGTCCATTTCCCAGGCCTACGCCGCCGCGTCCCGGGCCGTCACCTTCCTGTCCCAGGATTATCTGACGCTCTCGGCGGTGACCGCCTCGGTCAAGGCGGACTTCTGCGCGTCGTGCCTGATCTGCGTGAGGTCCTGCCCCTACGGGGTTCCCAGGATCAACGAGTGGGGAATCAGCGAAATTGACCCGGCCCTTTGCCAGGGATGCGGCGTGTGCGCCTCGGAATGCCCGGCCAAGGCCATTGAGCTGAACTGGTATGAGGACGATCAAATTTTAACCAAAGTGGACGCCCTTTTGGAAGGCGTTTTATAG